In one Dehalogenimonas formicexedens genomic region, the following are encoded:
- a CDS encoding DsrE/DsrF/DrsH-like family protein: protein MADKITIVLHSGDMDKVYSALIIANGALSMGMEASIFFTFWGLQRLKKGGLDKGPLSKMHMLGLGKWMVKNRMKKVNVASLDRMLTDFKELGGKILACDMTMEIMGIKKEDLREDLISDYCAVGTFVLEAKNSKVSLFI from the coding sequence ATGGCCGATAAAATTACCATTGTGCTGCACAGCGGGGATATGGATAAGGTGTACAGCGCCCTCATCATCGCCAACGGCGCCCTGTCCATGGGCATGGAAGCATCCATATTCTTTACCTTCTGGGGACTCCAGAGGCTAAAGAAGGGCGGCCTGGACAAGGGGCCGCTGTCCAAGATGCACATGCTGGGCCTGGGAAAATGGATGGTGAAAAACCGGATGAAAAAGGTCAATGTGGCCTCCCTCGACAGGATGCTCACCGATTTCAAGGAACTGGGCGGCAAAATCCTGGCCTGCGATATGACGATGGAGATCATGGGCATCAAGAAGGAGGACCTGAGGGAAGACCTGATCTCCGACTATTGCGCCGTGGGCACTTTTGTCCTGGAAGCCAAGAATTCGAAAGTCAGTTTATTTATTTAA
- a CDS encoding iron-sulfur cluster assembly scaffold protein, which translates to MPNLPYTDKVMEHFKHPRNVGRIENPDGKATEGSPACGDMVSVYIKVDDRTKKLSDIKFESYGCASNIATGSIITELARGKTLEEAKNITWQEASEALGGLPKIKSHCSVLAVEGLRSAIQNYEERYGLITEREPTTVEGIRKRLKKVINPISGLDVMRTNLVKDISLNEGRVTIDLDLPQNHQFAPAIQDEIKEKIEPLWDVKEVVINYTD; encoded by the coding sequence ATGCCGAACCTGCCGTATACCGATAAAGTAATGGAGCATTTCAAGCACCCGCGCAACGTGGGGCGGATTGAAAATCCCGACGGTAAAGCCACTGAGGGCAGCCCGGCCTGCGGCGACATGGTGTCGGTGTATATCAAGGTCGACGACCGGACGAAGAAACTCTCAGATATCAAATTCGAGTCCTATGGCTGCGCCTCCAACATCGCCACCGGATCGATCATCACCGAACTGGCCCGCGGCAAGACGCTGGAAGAGGCCAAAAACATCACCTGGCAGGAGGCCTCCGAAGCCCTGGGGGGTTTACCCAAGATCAAGTCCCACTGCTCGGTACTGGCGGTGGAGGGGCTCCGGTCGGCGATTCAGAATTACGAGGAAAGGTACGGCCTGATCACGGAAAGGGAACCGACCACGGTCGAGGGCATCCGGAAACGCCTGAAGAAGGTCATCAACCCGATTAGCGGCCTTGACGTGATGAGGACGAACCTGGTCAAGGACATCTCGCTAAACGAAGGGCGGGTGACCATCGATCTCGACCTGCCGCAGAACCACCAGTTCGCCCCGGCGATCCAGGATGAGATCAAAGAGAAAATCGAGCCGCTCTGGGATGTGAAAGAGGTAGTTATCAACTACACAGATTGA
- a CDS encoding beta-propeller domain-containing protein, which yields MKKIAIFGLSLLAFAGMLTIPGCGSGETNDPASGLPTFASEEALVTAFTQAQSRGYSGNYYTKGGIVPPGVMAPEAAQAGAANAASDIAYSGTNVQVAGVDEADIVKTDGKYIYVVSGNTIYLAQAYPAQSAQIVGQITISGFTPQELFIDGDRMVVFGATYATGGDPGYPTILPADVKGGISIMPYPVQTGIVSVKLYDIKDRSNPKLLKSVDIEGSYLTARKIGSDVYFVVNSYPVYTQTKPTAADLIPSYRETIGDAKSSDLKPIAGYNQIGYIPPVQAASFLTIASMSIADANKEIGKTVVVGSGENVYASTDSLYVAQTSWPVYSDIGMTVSDNTQSTVITKFTLKGGNAAFAATGKVKGHILNQFAMDEYNGYFRIATTISGYVNNRDTSTNNIYVLDASMKAAGALEDVAPGESIYAVRFMGKRAYMVTFLHVDPLFVIDLSQPASPKILGKLKIPGYSDYLQPYDETHLIGIGKEVDPSIDADLIHTENAVYYTAIQGVKLALFDVTDVANPIEVYKEVIGDRGSESLAAADHKALLFDKESGLLVLPVTVAELKPGQPKNQQGEYVFQGAYVYNLTLNGGFTLKGKISHYDTSDAFQKSGQYFYGGAGEITRSLYIGNVLYTLSQSRLQANDLDTLATLKVLPFVQK from the coding sequence ATGAAAAAAATCGCCATTTTCGGTTTAAGTCTCCTGGCCTTTGCCGGCATGTTGACCATTCCCGGCTGCGGGTCTGGTGAAACCAATGATCCGGCTTCCGGGTTGCCTACTTTCGCCTCGGAGGAGGCGCTCGTTACCGCCTTTACCCAGGCCCAATCCCGCGGCTATTCCGGCAACTATTACACCAAAGGGGGAATTGTGCCGCCCGGCGTAATGGCCCCTGAAGCCGCCCAGGCCGGCGCCGCCAATGCCGCCAGTGACATCGCCTACTCCGGCACCAATGTCCAGGTGGCCGGCGTGGATGAAGCCGACATTGTTAAGACCGACGGCAAGTACATCTACGTGGTATCCGGCAACACCATCTACCTGGCCCAGGCTTACCCGGCGCAGTCAGCCCAGATCGTCGGACAAATCACCATCTCCGGATTTACCCCTCAGGAACTGTTTATTGACGGAGACCGGATGGTGGTCTTCGGCGCTACTTACGCCACCGGCGGCGATCCCGGCTACCCGACCATCCTGCCCGCAGATGTTAAAGGCGGCATTTCGATAATGCCCTACCCGGTTCAGACCGGCATAGTATCGGTCAAACTCTACGACATTAAAGATCGCTCGAATCCCAAGCTGCTCAAGAGCGTCGATATTGAGGGTTCCTACCTGACCGCCCGCAAGATCGGTTCAGATGTCTACTTCGTCGTTAATTCCTATCCCGTGTACACCCAGACCAAACCCACCGCCGCCGACCTCATCCCCTCCTACCGGGAGACTATCGGCGACGCGAAATCCAGTGACTTGAAGCCCATCGCCGGCTACAACCAGATAGGCTATATCCCGCCCGTCCAGGCGGCCAGCTTCCTCACTATCGCCTCGATGTCGATAGCCGACGCTAATAAAGAGATTGGCAAGACCGTCGTCGTCGGCAGCGGCGAGAATGTTTATGCCTCAACCGACAGTCTTTATGTCGCCCAGACCTCCTGGCCGGTTTACAGCGACATCGGCATGACGGTTTCCGATAACACTCAGAGCACCGTCATCACCAAGTTCACCCTGAAAGGTGGCAACGCCGCCTTCGCCGCCACTGGCAAGGTAAAGGGACATATCCTGAACCAGTTCGCCATGGACGAATACAACGGCTACTTCCGCATCGCCACCACCATCAGCGGTTATGTGAACAACCGCGACACCTCCACCAACAATATCTACGTGCTCGACGCGTCGATGAAGGCCGCCGGCGCGCTGGAGGACGTTGCCCCCGGCGAAAGCATCTACGCCGTCCGGTTCATGGGCAAGCGGGCCTACATGGTGACCTTCCTGCATGTCGATCCGCTCTTCGTCATCGACCTGTCCCAGCCGGCATCGCCGAAGATCCTCGGCAAACTCAAGATCCCGGGTTACAGCGATTACCTGCAGCCCTACGACGAGACCCACCTCATCGGCATCGGCAAGGAAGTCGACCCCAGCATCGACGCCGACCTGATCCATACCGAAAACGCCGTCTATTACACCGCCATCCAGGGCGTCAAGCTGGCGCTCTTCGATGTGACCGATGTCGCCAATCCGATAGAGGTCTACAAAGAAGTTATCGGCGACCGGGGCTCGGAGAGCCTGGCGGCTGCCGACCACAAGGCACTGCTCTTCGATAAAGAATCCGGCCTGCTGGTGCTGCCCGTAACGGTGGCGGAGCTGAAGCCCGGTCAACCTAAGAACCAGCAGGGTGAATACGTCTTCCAGGGCGCCTATGTTTACAACCTGACTTTGAATGGCGGCTTCACCTTAAAGGGCAAGATCAGCCACTACGATACCAGCGATGCCTTCCAGAAGAGCGGCCAGTATTTTTACGGCGGCGCCGGTGAGATCACCCGCAGCCTCTACATCGGTAATGTCCTTTACACACTATCCCAGTCGCGGCTCCAGGCCAACGACCTTGACACCCTGGCGACGTTAAAGGTGCTGCCCTTCGTCCAGAAATAG
- the msrB gene encoding peptide-methionine (R)-S-oxide reductase MsrB gives METTVTIFDNQKKTVETVSKIEKSDAEWQKLLTKKQFEITTKNGTEAPGSMTFDDVHGPGTFKCVRCGTDLFNYSAKFESGTGWPSFYEPVSSLNVVLHPDYSFGMSRTEVLCARCGSHLGHIFDDGPPPTGKRYCMNGYALKFAPD, from the coding sequence ATGGAGACAACCGTAACAATCTTCGACAACCAAAAGAAAACCGTTGAAACTGTGTCCAAAATCGAAAAGTCAGACGCCGAATGGCAGAAGTTACTGACCAAAAAACAGTTTGAGATCACCACCAAAAACGGGACCGAGGCTCCCGGCAGCATGACCTTCGATGATGTCCATGGTCCGGGCACCTTCAAGTGCGTCCGTTGCGGCACGGATCTTTTCAATTATTCGGCCAAGTTTGAATCCGGCACCGGCTGGCCCAGTTTCTACGAGCCGGTTTCGTCTTTGAATGTCGTCCTGCACCCGGATTATTCGTTCGGGATGTCACGGACGGAAGTATTGTGCGCCAGGTGCGGTTCCCATCTGGGCCATATCTTCGATGACGGTCCGCCGCCTACCGGCAAACGATATTGTATGAACGGCTACGCCCTGAAATTCGCACCCGACTAG
- a CDS encoding DUF3096 domain-containing protein encodes MKVIGFPDIAGLGPGIILVVVGILILMFPKIINYLVGAAMILAGIGWLAGGNPLAGIVSILFGILVFIFPTILNYLVAAYLVLVGIWLLINSAVVIGVISLLAGIIVLLAPEILNILFAIYLIVAGAFAIGHYYGWF; translated from the coding sequence ATGAAGGTGATCGGCTTTCCCGATATCGCCGGGCTCGGGCCCGGAATTATCCTGGTTGTGGTAGGCATCCTCATCCTTATGTTCCCCAAGATCATCAACTATCTCGTCGGCGCCGCGATGATCCTCGCCGGCATCGGCTGGCTGGCCGGAGGCAACCCGCTGGCGGGAATTGTCTCGATACTCTTCGGCATTCTCGTTTTCATCTTCCCGACCATTCTCAATTACCTTGTCGCCGCGTACCTGGTTTTAGTGGGAATCTGGCTTCTCATCAACAGCGCGGTGGTCATCGGCGTAATTTCCCTGCTCGCCGGGATCATAGTCCTGCTGGCTCCGGAAATCCTTAATATCCTGTTCGCGATCTATTTAATCGTGGCGGGGGCTTTCGCCATCGGTCACTACTACGGCTGGTTCTAA
- a CDS encoding RrF2 family transcriptional regulator has protein sequence MKLSTKARYGTRALLDLAQHYGEDVIPLKDIAARQQISLSYLEQLVGPLVDSRLIQSVRGSHGGLKLAKPPESIRLSEVVSLLEGPIEPVYCIHNPDKCDRSPFCATRDIWGDVGKAITSVLDQTTLADLVAKQKAKTSPQDDMYYI, from the coding sequence ATGAAACTCAGTACCAAAGCCAGATACGGCACCAGGGCGCTGCTTGATCTTGCCCAACATTACGGTGAGGATGTCATTCCCTTAAAAGACATCGCCGCCAGACAACAGATCTCGCTTTCCTATCTCGAGCAGCTTGTCGGGCCGCTTGTCGATTCCAGGCTGATCCAGTCTGTCCGTGGCTCTCACGGCGGTCTTAAACTTGCCAAGCCTCCCGAGTCCATCCGTTTAAGCGAGGTAGTCAGCCTACTGGAAGGCCCCATCGAGCCAGTGTACTGCATCCACAACCCCGACAAATGCGACCGTTCCCCGTTTTGCGCCACCAGGGATATCTGGGGCGACGTGGGCAAGGCCATAACTTCGGTGCTGGATCAGACGACACTAGCCGATCTGGTAGCCAAGCAGAAGGCTAAGACATCTCCCCAGGATGACATGTACTATATCTAG
- a CDS encoding ATP-dependent Clp protease ATP-binding subunit: MASRFDKFSERARRVLTYAQEEAQQLNHNYIGTEHILLGMVREEDGVAARVLVNLDVNLAKLRSAVEFVIGRGEKPSAGETGLTSRAKKVIELAIDEARNLGHNYIGTEHLLLGLLREGEGVAAGVLDSFGISIDRVRAEITKVLQQGAANRTNPAAAKPGKAPGKTPTLDAVSFDLTAAAKAGRLDPVVGRVKEIERMVQILSRRTKNNPALIGEPGVGKTAIVEGLAHRIVAGDVPETLENKRLVSLDIASLVAGTKYRGEFEERLKKILEELRVVGNIVLFIDEFHTMLGAGAAEGAIDAANILKPSLARGEIQVIGATTLDDYRKHVERDTAFARRFQSVLVEEPSIEDTIEILRGIKQRYEEHHRLVITDDAMDAAANLASRYISDRFMPDKAIDVIDEAASRVRIRNRTRPMPLKDLKKAEDSYRRDKEAALATQQYDYAAELREREYQIAEKRRKMEEEWQQEQVSTKPLVTKEDIADVVSMWTGVPLLQLTGDETERLLHMEEALHKRIVGQDEAIVTIAKAVRRARAGLKDPRRPIGNFIFLGPTGVGKTELARALAQFMFGSEDNLIRIDMSEFMEKFAVSRLVGAPPGYVGYEEGGQLTEAVRRKGYSLVLLDEIEKAHPEVFNILLQIFDDGHLTDAKGRRVDFRNTIIIMTSNIGADLIRKGTGSIGFTTTSDAAKAQDIGYERMKDKLLAEVKKSFRPEFLNRVDSTVVFHSLTRDEIRQIVDLQLASVTKQLKEKNISIEVTAGAKDVLGKKGYDEVYGARPLRRVIQNLIEDRLSEDLLRGQFSSGDTVVIEPSADGEDLLFNVRHPELPPPAENAEKPALAGG, translated from the coding sequence ATGGCTAGTCGTTTCGACAAATTTTCCGAGCGCGCCCGCCGCGTTCTCACCTACGCGCAGGAAGAAGCACAGCAACTTAATCACAACTACATAGGCACCGAACACATCCTCCTCGGCATGGTCCGCGAGGAAGACGGCGTCGCCGCCCGCGTCCTGGTCAACCTGGACGTCAACCTGGCCAAGTTAAGGTCTGCCGTCGAGTTCGTCATCGGCCGCGGCGAGAAGCCGTCCGCCGGTGAGACCGGCCTTACCTCCCGCGCCAAGAAGGTCATCGAACTGGCGATCGACGAAGCCCGCAACCTGGGCCACAACTACATCGGCACCGAGCACCTCCTGCTCGGCCTTCTCCGCGAGGGCGAGGGCGTGGCGGCCGGCGTGCTCGATTCCTTCGGCATTTCCATCGACCGCGTCCGCGCCGAGATCACCAAGGTCCTGCAGCAGGGCGCCGCCAACCGCACCAACCCCGCCGCCGCCAAACCCGGCAAAGCCCCGGGCAAGACGCCTACCCTGGATGCCGTTTCCTTTGACCTGACCGCGGCCGCCAAAGCAGGCAGGCTGGATCCCGTCGTCGGCCGGGTCAAAGAAATAGAACGGATGGTGCAAATCCTGTCCCGCCGCACCAAGAACAATCCGGCTCTCATCGGTGAGCCCGGCGTCGGCAAGACGGCCATCGTCGAGGGGCTGGCCCACCGCATCGTCGCCGGCGACGTGCCCGAAACACTTGAAAATAAACGCTTGGTTTCATTGGATATCGCCTCTCTGGTCGCCGGCACCAAGTACCGCGGCGAGTTCGAAGAAAGACTCAAGAAGATACTTGAGGAACTCCGGGTCGTCGGCAATATCGTGCTTTTTATCGACGAGTTCCATACCATGCTCGGCGCCGGCGCCGCCGAAGGGGCTATCGATGCGGCTAATATCCTGAAGCCTTCCCTGGCAAGGGGTGAGATCCAGGTCATTGGCGCCACGACCCTTGATGATTACCGCAAGCACGTTGAACGGGATACCGCGTTCGCGCGGCGCTTCCAGTCCGTGCTGGTAGAGGAACCCTCAATCGAGGATACCATCGAGATCCTCCGCGGCATCAAGCAGCGTTACGAAGAACACCACAGGCTGGTCATCACCGATGACGCCATGGATGCCGCCGCCAACCTGGCCTCCCGATACATCTCGGACCGTTTCATGCCGGACAAAGCCATCGACGTCATCGATGAAGCCGCCTCTCGCGTCCGCATCCGCAACCGCACCAGGCCGATGCCGCTGAAGGACTTGAAGAAGGCGGAGGACTCCTACCGCCGGGACAAGGAAGCCGCCCTGGCCACCCAGCAGTACGACTATGCCGCTGAATTACGGGAGCGCGAGTATCAGATCGCTGAAAAGCGCCGCAAAATGGAAGAGGAGTGGCAGCAGGAGCAGGTTTCCACCAAGCCGTTGGTGACCAAAGAGGACATCGCCGATGTGGTCAGCATGTGGACAGGCGTGCCTTTGCTGCAGCTTACCGGCGACGAGACCGAACGCTTACTCCACATGGAAGAAGCGCTGCACAAGCGCATCGTCGGCCAGGATGAGGCCATCGTCACCATCGCCAAGGCCGTCAGGCGAGCCCGCGCCGGTCTCAAGGACCCGCGGCGCCCCATCGGCAACTTCATCTTCCTGGGCCCCACCGGCGTCGGCAAGACCGAACTGGCCCGGGCCCTGGCCCAGTTCATGTTCGGCTCCGAAGACAATTTGATCCGCATCGACATGTCGGAGTTCATGGAGAAGTTCGCCGTGTCGCGCCTCGTCGGCGCGCCCCCCGGCTATGTCGGTTACGAAGAAGGCGGCCAGCTCACGGAGGCGGTGCGCCGCAAAGGCTATTCCCTGGTGCTGCTCGATGAGATCGAAAAAGCTCATCCCGAAGTGTTCAACATCCTGCTCCAGATCTTCGACGACGGCCACCTGACCGACGCCAAGGGCCGCCGCGTCGACTTCCGGAATACCATCATCATCATGACCAGTAACATCGGCGCCGACCTTATCAGGAAAGGCACGGGGAGCATCGGCTTCACCACGACATCCGACGCCGCCAAGGCCCAGGACATCGGCTACGAGCGGATGAAGGACAAGCTGTTGGCCGAGGTCAAGAAGAGCTTCCGGCCGGAGTTTTTGAACCGCGTCGACTCGACGGTGGTCTTCCACTCCCTCACCCGCGACGAGATCCGCCAGATAGTCGACCTGCAGCTGGCGTCAGTGACCAAGCAGCTCAAGGAGAAGAACATCTCCATCGAGGTCACCGCCGGCGCCAAGGACGTCCTGGGCAAGAAGGGCTACGACGAGGTTTACGGAGCACGGCCGCTGCGCCGCGTCATCCAGAACCTCATCGAGGACCGGCTGTCCGAAGACCTGCTTAGAGGACAGTTCAGTAGCGGCGACACCGTGGTCATCGAACCCTCCGCCGACGGCGAGGACCTCTTGTTCAACGTCAGGCACCCCGAACTGCCGCCCCCGGCGGAGAACGCCGAAAAGCCCGCCCTGGCCGGCGGCTAA
- a CDS encoding cysteine desulfurase family protein translates to MNDKSVYLDNAAATRLDERVLEAMSPYFFQTYAVATSEFAYSQGIEAKEALDGARGRLAGLLGVTPEEFIFTSGDTESSNIALKGVAKALGKSKGRHIITSRIEDFPVLQSAKALEKDGFSVTYLGVDGEGFVDLDQLEEAITGETILVSVQHSNQEIGTVQDIEAISKICRSRNTLFHCDATHSFRRLPIDLSRVPIDLLTVSAHTIHGPKGIGGLVVRKGTTLGKLMDGGFQEFDRRPGLENIPGAIGFARAAELVDEAENDRLRAMRDHAIWRILNEIPSVTLNGSPVDRLPQNVNVSFHFVEGESITLHLDMRGFAVSTGSACFSRSLQGSHVIYGIGGDHERAHGSIRLSLGRYNTLEEVDAAVTALAEVTRELRKISPLGK, encoded by the coding sequence ATGAACGATAAATCTGTTTATTTAGACAATGCCGCGGCGACCAGGCTCGACGAGCGGGTGCTCGAGGCGATGTCGCCGTATTTTTTCCAGACCTATGCCGTGGCGACGTCCGAATTCGCTTACAGCCAGGGAATAGAGGCAAAAGAAGCCCTTGACGGCGCGCGCGGGCGGCTGGCCGGCCTGCTGGGTGTCACTCCTGAGGAGTTCATCTTCACCTCGGGGGACACGGAGTCATCCAACATAGCGTTGAAAGGCGTCGCCAAGGCGCTTGGCAAGAGCAAGGGGCGCCACATCATCACCTCCAGGATCGAGGATTTCCCGGTCCTGCAGAGCGCCAAAGCGCTCGAAAAAGACGGTTTCTCGGTGACCTACCTCGGCGTCGACGGCGAAGGGTTCGTCGATCTCGATCAATTGGAGGAAGCGATCACCGGTGAGACGATCCTGGTTTCGGTGCAGCATTCGAACCAGGAAATCGGCACCGTCCAGGACATCGAGGCGATATCCAAAATCTGCCGCAGCCGGAATACCCTGTTTCATTGCGACGCGACCCATTCCTTCAGGCGGCTGCCCATCGATCTGTCCAGGGTACCCATCGACCTGCTGACGGTGTCCGCCCATACCATCCACGGCCCCAAGGGCATCGGCGGGCTGGTGGTGCGCAAGGGCACCACCCTGGGAAAACTGATGGACGGCGGATTCCAGGAATTTGACCGGCGACCCGGGTTGGAAAATATCCCCGGCGCCATCGGCTTTGCCCGGGCGGCCGAGTTGGTCGACGAGGCCGAAAACGACCGCCTGAGAGCCATGCGCGACCACGCCATTTGGCGCATCTTGAACGAGATCCCTTCGGTGACGCTGAACGGTTCACCGGTCGACCGTCTGCCGCAGAACGTAAACGTCAGCTTCCACTTCGTCGAAGGCGAGTCCATAACGCTGCACCTGGACATGCGCGGCTTTGCGGTGAGCACCGGGTCAGCCTGCTTCAGCCGGTCGCTCCAGGGCAGCCATGTCATTTACGGCATCGGCGGCGACCATGAGCGCGCCCACGGTTCCATCCGGTTGTCGCTGGGACGCTACAACACGCTCGAAGAGGTGGACGCCGCGGTGACCGCCCTGGCCGAGGTAACCAGGGAACTCCGGAAAATCAGCCCGTTGGGAAAGTAG
- a CDS encoding VOC family protein — MLSDKMAYAVLPAVDLKRARKFWEDTIGLKVMLDEPAQGMMVMAGEGSMFYVYQRGATKADHTVLEFKVDNIDAEMRDLRSKGVKFEEYDIPAMGIKTVNGVATMDSGDNMSKGAWFKDTEGNIIALDQMSKSNLEKASMQNSMMEMAMPKSAMKK; from the coding sequence ATGTTAAGCGACAAAATGGCGTATGCAGTTCTACCAGCAGTGGACCTCAAGAGGGCACGCAAGTTCTGGGAGGACACAATCGGCCTGAAAGTGATGCTCGACGAGCCGGCTCAGGGGATGATGGTCATGGCCGGCGAAGGTTCGATGTTCTACGTTTACCAAAGGGGAGCGACCAAGGCAGACCATACCGTCCTGGAGTTCAAAGTCGATAACATCGATGCGGAGATGAGGGACCTCCGAAGCAAGGGCGTCAAATTTGAAGAATATGACATTCCGGCTATGGGCATCAAGACAGTAAACGGTGTCGCCACCATGGATTCCGGGGATAACATGTCGAAAGGCGCCTGGTTTAAGGACACCGAAGGCAACATCATCGCCCTGGATCAGATGTCCAAGTCCAACCTGGAAAAGGCAAGCATGCAGAACTCGATGATGGAAATGGCCATGCCCAAATCAGCGATGAAGAAATAA
- a CDS encoding sulfurtransferase TusA family protein, whose translation MAEIKINCLGETCPIPLVETRKAIRKALPGDIIEITGDHPASKKEIPMAVQEMGLELLEVKGDGGTWTIRIRR comes from the coding sequence ATGGCTGAAATCAAGATCAATTGCCTTGGGGAAACTTGCCCGATCCCCCTGGTAGAGACCCGGAAAGCCATAAGAAAAGCCCTGCCCGGAGATATCATCGAGATCACCGGCGACCACCCGGCTTCCAAAAAAGAAATCCCCATGGCGGTCCAGGAAATGGGGCTGGAACTGCTGGAGGTCAAGGGCGACGGGGGCACCTGGACGATCAGGATCCGGCGATGA
- the cysK gene encoding cysteine synthase A, translated as MASVTEIPKVNYRNRSFPALTRGIAGDITETIGNTPLVRLNRVTAGAGAQVVAKLESFNPLHSVKDRIGVAVITDAEASGKLKPGDTIVEPTSGNTGIALAFTAAARGYRLILTMPETFSMERRQLLAILGAEIVLTPGSEGMSGAIRRAQEIQAAHPGYFLPGQFKNPANPEIHRLTTADEIWRDTGGAVDALVAGVGTGGTISGVAEELKKRKPSFKAFAVEPDASPVLSGGKPGPHKIQGIGAGFVPQVMRTDLVDEIIRVSDENAGIMARRLAREEGILAGISSGAAAWAAVELAKRPEMKGKLIVVVLPDTGERYLSTWLFQEVYPTHPGG; from the coding sequence ATGGCAAGTGTGACTGAGATTCCAAAGGTGAATTACCGCAACAGGAGCTTCCCGGCGCTCACCCGCGGCATCGCCGGCGATATCACCGAAACCATCGGCAACACGCCGCTGGTAAGGCTAAACCGCGTCACCGCGGGGGCGGGGGCGCAGGTGGTGGCCAAGCTGGAATCTTTCAATCCCCTGCACAGCGTCAAGGACCGCATCGGTGTCGCCGTGATTACCGATGCCGAGGCCTCGGGAAAGCTCAAACCCGGCGACACCATCGTCGAACCGACGTCGGGTAACACCGGCATCGCCCTGGCCTTTACCGCCGCGGCGCGCGGCTACCGGCTGATCCTGACCATGCCGGAGACATTTTCCATGGAACGCCGCCAGCTTTTGGCGATTCTCGGCGCCGAAATCGTGCTCACCCCCGGTTCGGAGGGCATGTCCGGCGCCATCCGGCGGGCCCAGGAGATCCAGGCCGCCCACCCCGGCTATTTCTTGCCCGGGCAGTTCAAGAACCCGGCCAACCCGGAGATCCACCGCCTGACCACCGCTGATGAAATCTGGCGGGACACCGGCGGGGCGGTCGATGCGCTGGTGGCCGGGGTCGGCACCGGCGGCACCATCAGCGGCGTAGCCGAAGAATTGAAGAAACGCAAGCCGTCTTTTAAGGCATTTGCAGTCGAACCGGACGCATCTCCGGTACTTTCCGGAGGCAAACCCGGTCCGCACAAGATCCAGGGCATCGGCGCCGGTTTCGTGCCTCAGGTTATGAGAACCGACCTGGTCGATGAGATCATCCGGGTGTCCGATGAAAACGCCGGCATCATGGCGCGGAGGCTGGCACGGGAAGAGGGAATCCTGGCCGGCATCTCTTCCGGAGCGGCCGCCTGGGCGGCGGTCGAATTAGCCAAACGCCCGGAGATGAAGGGCAAACTGATCGTGGTTGTCCTGCCCGATACCGGGGAGCGGTATCTGTCCACCTGGCTGTTCCAGGAGGTTTATCCCACTCACCCCGGCGGATAA